From a single Ciconia boyciana chromosome 6, ASM3463844v1, whole genome shotgun sequence genomic region:
- the TIMM9 gene encoding mitochondrial import inner membrane translocase subunit Tim9, whose amino-acid sequence MAGQISESDQIKQFKEFLGTYNKLTENCFLDCIKDFTSREVKPEEMTCSDHCLQKYLKMTQRISMRFQEYHIQQNEALAAKAGLLGQPR is encoded by the exons ATGGCTGGACAAATATCGGAATCTGATCAGATCAAGCAG ttcAAGGAGTTTCTTGGAACATACAATAAACTTACAGAAAACTGCTTCCTGGACTGCATAAAGGATTTCACTAGCAGAGAGGTTAAACCAGAAGAG ATGACTTGCTCAGACCACTGCctacagaagtatttaaaaatgacacAAAGGATCTCCATGAGATTTCAGGAGTACCACATTCAGCAGAACGAAGCTCTGGCAGCTAAAGCAGGACTGCTTGGCCAGCCTCGTTAG